From Prevotella melaninogenica, the proteins below share one genomic window:
- the mobC gene encoding conjugal transfer protein MobC: protein MAQEDDLRALGKVMDFMRGISVIFLLVNCYWFCYEAFHVWGFTLGIIDKILMNFQRTTGLFSSILWTKLFCVVFLALSCLGTKGVKEEKITWPKIWTVLFSGFVFYFLNWWLLVLPIGKIGAASLYIFMLSVGYICLLMGGVWMSRLLKNNLMDDVFNTENESFMQETRLMENEYSVNLPTRFYYKKKWNNGWINVVNPFRASMVLGTLGSGKSYAIVNNYIKQQIEKGFAMYIYDYKFPDLSEIAYNHLFHHLDAYKVKPQFFVINFDDPRRSHRCNPINPAFMTDISDAYESAYTIMLNLNRSWIQKQGDFFVESPIILLAAIIWFLKIYEDGKYCTFPHAIEFLNRPYAQIFPILTSYDELANYLSPFMDAWEGGAQDQLQGQIASAKIPLSRMISPALYWVMTGDDFSLDINNPNEPKVLVVGNNPDRQNIYSAALGLYNSRIVKLINKKKQLKSSVIIDELPTIYFRGLDNLIATARSNKVAVCLGFQDFSQLTRDYGDKESKVIQNTVGNVFSGQVVGETAKTLSERFGKVLQQRQSMTINRNDKSTSISTQMDSLIPASKISNLTQGMFVGTVSDNFDERIDQKIFHAEIVVDSAKVSAEMMQYQSIPEINTFRNKDGSDNLKETIKINYQCVKQEILNLVASEIERIKHNSNLCHLIKT, encoded by the coding sequence ATGGCACAGGAAGATGATTTAAGGGCATTAGGTAAAGTCATGGACTTTATGAGGGGCATATCAGTGATATTCCTCCTCGTTAACTGTTATTGGTTCTGTTACGAGGCATTTCATGTCTGGGGGTTTACGCTTGGAATCATTGATAAGATACTGATGAATTTCCAGCGTACCACAGGGTTATTTTCGTCTATCCTTTGGACAAAACTCTTTTGCGTGGTATTCCTTGCCTTGTCCTGTCTTGGGACGAAAGGCGTGAAGGAAGAGAAAATCACGTGGCCAAAGATTTGGACGGTGCTTTTCTCAGGCTTTGTCTTTTACTTTCTCAATTGGTGGCTGCTGGTATTACCCATCGGCAAAATCGGGGCGGCTTCCCTCTATATATTTATGCTATCCGTTGGCTATATCTGTCTGCTGATGGGTGGCGTATGGATGAGCCGACTACTCAAAAACAACTTGATGGACGATGTGTTCAACACAGAGAACGAGAGTTTTATGCAGGAAACTCGGTTGATGGAAAATGAATACTCTGTCAATCTTCCTACACGCTTCTACTATAAGAAGAAATGGAACAACGGTTGGATAAACGTGGTCAATCCATTTCGTGCCTCGATGGTGCTGGGTACTCTGGGGTCGGGTAAGTCATATGCCATCGTGAACAACTATATCAAGCAACAGATAGAGAAAGGCTTTGCCATGTATATCTACGACTACAAGTTCCCAGACCTTTCAGAGATAGCCTACAATCACCTGTTTCATCATTTGGACGCTTACAAGGTAAAACCTCAGTTCTTTGTAATAAACTTCGATGACCCTCGCAGGAGCCACCGTTGCAATCCTATCAATCCTGCCTTTATGACGGATATATCGGACGCTTACGAAAGTGCCTACACCATCATGCTCAACTTGAACCGTTCGTGGATACAAAAGCAGGGAGATTTCTTTGTAGAGTCACCGATTATCTTGCTGGCTGCCATCATTTGGTTTCTGAAAATCTATGAGGACGGGAAGTATTGCACGTTTCCACATGCTATTGAGTTCCTGAACCGTCCCTACGCACAGATATTCCCGATACTCACCTCCTACGATGAACTTGCCAACTACCTTTCTCCTTTTATGGACGCATGGGAAGGCGGAGCACAGGACCAGTTGCAGGGACAGATAGCCAGTGCCAAAATACCACTGTCTCGTATGATAAGCCCTGCCCTTTATTGGGTGATGACGGGTGACGATTTCTCACTTGACATCAATAACCCTAATGAGCCAAAAGTCCTTGTCGTTGGTAATAATCCCGACCGCCAGAATATCTATTCGGCTGCACTCGGACTTTACAATAGCCGTATCGTGAAGCTCATCAATAAGAAGAAGCAGCTCAAAAGTTCTGTGATTATCGACGAGTTGCCGACTATCTACTTCCGTGGGCTGGATAATCTCATTGCTACAGCCCGAAGCAATAAGGTGGCGGTATGTTTGGGCTTTCAAGACTTCTCACAACTTACCCGTGATTATGGCGACAAAGAAAGTAAGGTAATACAGAACACTGTAGGTAACGTGTTTTCTGGGCAAGTGGTAGGAGAAACAGCTAAAACACTTTCCGAGCGATTTGGTAAGGTGCTTCAACAACGACAATCTATGACCATCAACCGCAACGACAAATCCACTTCTATCTCCACACAGATGGATAGCCTTATCCCTGCGTCGAAAATCAGCAACCTCACACAAGGTATGTTTGTAGGAACTGTATCCGACAACTTCGACGAGCGTATAGATCAAAAGATTTTCCACGCGGAGATTGTCGTGGATAGCGCCAAAGTCTCTGCCGAAATGATGCAATACCAGTCTATCCCAGAAATCAACACATTCCGAAACAAAGATGGCTCCGATAATCTCAAAGAAACCATCAAGATTAACTATCAGTGTGTGAA